The Zestosphaera sp. genome includes a window with the following:
- a CDS encoding YhfC family glutamic-type intramembrane protease, giving the protein MLVDSVIAAFVAITPGLAGLAYILRRRKVGWLLPVLGGGGWLIALLLRTPALYVSASVLERSTYLVIASYMAGVFEEPVRYLILRSPVVRDDKVGSAVVLGLGWGLVEALLLYVIPVLTYSHMRYGLLDLMPGAVERNVAITAHVAFSTLVARSLSNIKYLLLAVVTHGTLNMAGVMTLELTNNPWLTEASLALIVTALIISITLQRSRMTPPD; this is encoded by the coding sequence GTGCTTGTAGACTCGGTGATCGCGGCCTTCGTGGCCATTACCCCTGGGCTCGCTGGCCTAGCTTACATTCTTCGCCGAAGGAAGGTTGGGTGGCTCCTCCCCGTGTTAGGGGGTGGTGGGTGGTTGATCGCGTTACTGCTCAGAACCCCAGCATTGTATGTGAGCGCTAGCGTCCTCGAGAGGAGTACGTACTTGGTGATAGCTTCCTACATGGCTGGAGTCTTCGAGGAGCCTGTTAGATACCTTATACTCAGAAGCCCTGTAGTCAGGGACGATAAGGTAGGTAGTGCTGTAGTTTTAGGTTTAGGGTGGGGGCTTGTCGAGGCTTTGCTGCTGTACGTAATACCTGTCCTCACCTACAGCCACATGAGATACGGCCTCCTCGACCTGATGCCGGGGGCTGTAGAGAGGAATGTAGCCATTACCGCACATGTTGCTTTCTCAACGCTTGTAGCAAGATCCCTGAGTAACATTAAGTACCTCCTTCTGGCGGTAGTAACCCACGGGACGCTCAACATGGCTGGAGTGATGACGCTGGAGCTAACTAACAACCCCTGGTTAACGGAGGCCTCCCTGGCCTTGATCGTCACGGCATTAATTATATCCATCACGCTACAACGCAGTAGGATGACGCCTCCAGATTAG
- the mtnA gene encoding S-methyl-5-thioribose-1-phosphate isomerase: protein MSLRVKAIEWIDGRVRWLNTLKLPWEEEYLETEEYERLAKAIESMEIRGAPAIGVAAAFGVALAASKYVGDLEGLRSELLKSIERFSRTRPTAVNLFWALNRMKDVVLRRYGSVEELRGSVIGEALRIYEEDVRVNISIGEVGSKLIADGDTILTHCNAGSLATAGYGTALGVIRSAWYSGKRVKVIATETRPMLQGARLTVWELMREGIPVTLISDSMVGYVMSKGLVNKVVVGADRILTSGHVINKIGTYTIAVLAHHHGVPFYSAAPTSTIDPVGRIEGVVIEERDPDEVRRILGRLLITVPEVKTMNPAFDVTPPDLVSGIITEKGIATEPYEETIAKLLRS, encoded by the coding sequence GTGTCTCTGCGAGTTAAGGCCATAGAGTGGATTGACGGTAGAGTCAGGTGGTTGAACACCCTGAAGTTGCCTTGGGAGGAGGAGTACCTGGAGACGGAAGAGTACGAGAGGCTGGCTAAAGCCATAGAGAGTATGGAGATCAGAGGGGCTCCAGCCATAGGTGTGGCAGCAGCTTTCGGCGTCGCCCTGGCGGCGAGCAAGTACGTCGGCGACCTGGAGGGGCTTAGGTCTGAATTACTTAAATCCATAGAGAGGTTCTCAAGGACTAGGCCGACCGCCGTCAATCTCTTCTGGGCCCTTAACAGGATGAAGGATGTGGTGCTCAGGAGGTATGGTAGTGTTGAGGAGTTACGTGGGAGCGTCATAGGCGAAGCTCTTAGAATATATGAGGAGGACGTGAGGGTTAACATCTCCATAGGTGAGGTGGGTAGCAAACTGATTGCGGACGGGGACACTATACTAACACACTGCAATGCAGGGTCTCTGGCCACCGCCGGCTATGGAACGGCCCTCGGCGTCATTAGATCGGCATGGTACTCTGGGAAGAGGGTTAAAGTAATAGCTACCGAGACCAGACCTATGCTTCAGGGAGCCCGCCTCACCGTGTGGGAGCTCATGAGGGAAGGCATACCAGTGACTTTAATCAGCGATAGTATGGTGGGTTACGTCATGAGTAAGGGCCTTGTGAATAAGGTGGTGGTAGGTGCGGACAGAATACTCACGTCAGGACACGTCATAAACAAGATAGGAACCTACACCATAGCCGTTCTGGCACACCATCATGGAGTACCCTTTTACTCCGCCGCCCCTACCTCCACCATAGACCCTGTGGGGAGAATTGAGGGGGTGGTTATTGAGGAACGCGATCCGGATGAGGTACGCAGAATTCTTGGAAGACTCTTGATAACAGTTCCTGAAGTTAAGACCATGAATCCCGCTTTCGACGTGACTCCTCCGGACTTAGTGAGCGGGATAATAACTGAGAAGGGCATTGCCACAGAACCGTATGAGGAGACCATAGCAAAGCTCCTGAGGTCATAG